The following are encoded together in the Citrobacter arsenatis genome:
- a CDS encoding anion permease, producing the protein MNVKSLWKLVLILAIPCIIGFIPAPAGLSELAWVLFGIYLAAIVGLVIKPFPEPVVLVIAVAASMVVVGNLGSGVLKTSSVLSGYASGTTWLVFSAFTLSAAFVTTGLGKRIAYILIGKIGNTTLGLGYVTVFLDLVLAPATPSNTARAGGIVLPIINSVAVALGSEPDKSPRRVGHYLMMSVYMVTKTTSYMFFTAMAGNILALKMINDICHLQLSWGGWALAAGLPGLVMLLLTPLVIYFMYPPEIKKVDNKTIAKAGLQDLGPMKGREKMLLGIFVLALLGWIFSKSLGIDESTVAIVVMGTMLLFGVVTWDDVVKNKGGWNTLIWYGGIIGLSSLLSKVKFFDWLAELFKNNLDFGNHGNVAFFVILFLSIIVRYFFASGSAYIVAMMPVFAMLANVSGAPLMLTALALLFSNSYGGMVTHYGGAAGPVIFGVGYNDIKSWWLVGAMLTLLTFIVHITLGVWWWSMLINWNML; encoded by the coding sequence ATGAACGTTAAATCATTATGGAAGCTGGTATTAATATTAGCGATCCCGTGTATTATCGGTTTTATTCCAGCCCCGGCGGGATTAAGTGAACTGGCATGGGTACTTTTTGGTATTTATCTTGCTGCGATCGTCGGGTTGGTAATAAAACCGTTCCCCGAACCCGTAGTGTTAGTGATTGCCGTTGCCGCCTCAATGGTGGTTGTCGGCAATTTAGGCAGCGGCGTACTTAAAACCAGCAGCGTGCTGAGCGGTTATGCTTCCGGCACGACATGGCTGGTTTTCTCCGCGTTTACCTTAAGTGCTGCATTTGTGACGACGGGACTGGGCAAACGCATTGCCTATATTCTGATCGGTAAAATAGGTAACACGACGCTTGGCCTCGGTTACGTGACCGTGTTTCTTGACCTGGTATTAGCCCCGGCAACACCGTCAAATACGGCGCGAGCGGGAGGAATCGTTTTACCCATCATCAATAGTGTGGCGGTGGCGCTGGGTTCCGAACCAGACAAAAGCCCACGCCGCGTCGGTCACTACCTGATGATGTCGGTCTATATGGTCACTAAAACAACCAGCTATATGTTTTTTACCGCGATGGCAGGAAACATTCTGGCGTTGAAAATGATCAATGATATCTGCCACTTGCAGCTAAGCTGGGGCGGATGGGCGCTTGCCGCAGGCCTGCCTGGACTGGTCATGCTGCTGCTGACACCGCTCGTTATCTATTTTATGTATCCACCTGAAATTAAAAAGGTTGATAATAAAACTATCGCAAAAGCCGGGCTTCAGGACTTAGGGCCAATGAAAGGGCGTGAAAAAATGCTGCTGGGCATTTTCGTCCTCGCGTTATTGGGATGGATCTTCAGTAAAAGCCTTGGCATTGATGAATCAACGGTGGCGATTGTCGTCATGGGTACGATGCTCTTATTTGGCGTAGTCACCTGGGATGATGTCGTTAAAAATAAGGGCGGATGGAATACCTTAATCTGGTACGGCGGTATTATCGGTTTAAGTTCGCTATTGTCGAAAGTGAAATTCTTCGACTGGTTAGCCGAACTGTTCAAAAACAATCTCGACTTTGGTAATCATGGCAATGTGGCGTTCTTCGTTATTTTGTTCCTAAGCATTATCGTTCGTTACTTCTTTGCTTCCGGCAGTGCGTATATTGTGGCAATGATGCCGGTGTTTGCCATGTTGGCGAATGTGTCCGGGGCACCACTGATGTTAACTGCACTGGCGTTACTCTTCTCTAACTCGTATGGCGGAATGGTCACCCATTATGGCGGTGCCGCAGGTCCGGTTATTTTTGGTGTTGGCTATAACGATATTAAATCGTGGTGGCTGGTGGGCGCCATGCTGACCTTACTGACATTTATTGTCCATATCACTCTCGGCGTGTGGTGGTGGAGCATGTTGATTAACTGGAACATGCTGTAA